One Nicotiana tabacum cultivar K326 chromosome 23, ASM71507v2, whole genome shotgun sequence genomic window, CTCTAATACCATGTTTTATGACGATTAACAACGTAGTTTAATTGAACATTGAATTTAAGAAAGAATGAAAGCTTTAAGGAGCTTGTAATCTTAAATATATTATAGTTATAAAATCACGTCCTTaaagtaaaaagtaaaattaaaagtttgaattATTTTTGAATATAAAAAGATAGGAGGCATTAATAATATCTTTCCCTTTACGTCAAAGAACTTGCTTATTTGCAGGAGGAATTGCATAGAAGTCAGGTAGCATGTGCAGAATAATTCAATTACGTACTTGAAAATGTTTCTAAAAGCCGcctataaataaatattttcatcTATTGACTCATGACCTGAATTTAATGAGCTCCAAATAGTTTATCTTATCCTATCGTTTTATATTTTCAGTCTGGGTCCAACTCTAGAATATTATCAAtactttttttgtttgtttattgcTCTAAGGTTTAAGACTTCACTAAAACttcaaaagaaaaacataaaaacgATTATTGGTCTGAGGTTTAAGACTTCACTAAAACttcaaaagaaaaacataaaaacgATAATCCAAATGCATTCTTGATCTATATAACATCTAGACAAAAGTACATGTGACTCTTATTCATGTCTTATGTTTATTACAGCAAAGATCATCTCTTGACCACTTCAACCAAAATAAACAAAGTGTGTAAACTATAAAAGCGAGACAAAATAAATTGTCCCACACTAACGCTTTCACGCAATAATTCGACCAAAGATGATCTTATTAGAGGAATGACCGTTCTACTTAGCCACTTCATCACTTCCAGGCATTTCCAAGGGGAAATTTGGGTGAGCTTGACCATTAGGACAGAAGATAACCTTATAATTTGTACTACCACCAGGGCAAGTAAAAGTGCTTGTAGGATCATCTTGTGGGTAGCTATAGGCGTCAGGGcatctttgtttgaaaaattttgagaaaaatgtaGGACCACAAGGTCCTTGTGTGCAACAATATTGTTGTCCTCCAAATGTAGTACAAGGGTTATTACATCCTCCGGGAACCCTAAGTTCTCGGGGACATTCACCGTTTATATTGGCCGTGCAATGAATTGCATGGCATTTCCCTCCACTAGGGTTAGTCGGGGCGAAAGTCATCGGTATGTTGAATCCATCTACTAAAGAAATGTCCCAAAAATCTAAGCCACTGAATTGGTCCAATGCGTATTCGGCCAAGGTGTTTGGTGGTTTACCCCACCCGGTGCATTGTAGGACTCCACCACAGTCACCGGTTTGGCATGTACCCCTACCAGCAGCATTAAAGTTACAATTTGTACGACCCCATATACGTGCCATTTTAGTACCTCGTGGCGCATTGATCACCCAAGTTTGGCCTCGATCGAGGCGTCGGCCACCGCCTATGGGGGTCGACGCCGCCCAAACGGTGTACGGGCAGTTGTTTCGGACCTCGATAGTTGCAGCATAAGTACAAGTCACAAAGGCAAGGAggaagaaaacaaaagaagatCTCAAGTATTCCATGTTTGTGGACATTTTCTTTTTAACAAGTTGCGTTGTTGGATATAGTGACAAATTATTTGGTGGTTTATATAGGAGTATGGCGGCTTTTCGCACATAGACATtaatcatatatatatttattaacaTTTGACTAGTAAATGGATAATTCTCAAGGATGCTTTAGTAAAGGTGGAGGCGGCTAAAAGTATAAGAGCCGCCTAATAAACtaataattttatgaatatagAAGTCAATTTATTTGGTGATGATGCTGACCTATAAGCTCTGTAACGTGACACTTGTAACAATATCTCTTTTAGTCAATTTCTTGCTTTCTTTTATCTATACCATTTTTTTAATTCACAAGAAATTGGCAGATAGCCATCATTTTGAAGCTATTCAATATTAGTTGCTTTTTAACATGAAAATAAActtaaacaaaaatattttttcgcaaaaataagaaaaatatataaaaattttattaGAGTTTAAATATTTATCAGTTTGAACTTCATATTTCATACTCCCGAAAATTTTTATGGAGTTTGCACAGATCATAAATTTTTCATGTAGTTTTAATACTAAATCTTGGAGTTTCACTTTTAATATTGATGTTATATTGTCCCCTACTTATTTTTTCTTCCTTCGTTTTCTTTTTGAGAACTATTTCATCTATTTATATATAGCAGCTCATTAAGTAGATGGCGTTATTCTGGATGTGGAATAAACAGAGAAGAACAACACAGAAGATTAATGCCAATCGGGTAGACTTGATCaacaatttaacaaataagctgATTGTAGATAACATAAACTCATAAAGTTACGCCAATTCAATAGAGTTTGTTGAACAATTGAACTAGCATAAAATCATGCCAACTGGATAGAGTTTGTGAACACTTAACAATATAGGTGGAGTAAATACAATATAAATTCTTCCGATAGAAAAATTTCTGAAGAACTACATGGGTCCGGAGatcattttttaaatatattataaaatggAGACAATATTTAAAGACCAGTCCGTTATAGGCCGGCCATTAATTCTTGTCCATCAAATTTGCATCTGCTGTTGGTTTTCTGCTAGATCTACTTAAAATTTATAAAACAATCAGTTTCGAAACAAAGTCTAGTGTAGTACTACCAGAACATCAACTCATATAAAAGTCGACAAAAAGAAATTCTTTATCATCGACAACACATCAAGCTTATCTTCAACTTATTAAATTAGTCTATTATGGCTGCTTAAAACAACACGTAGCTCAAGTAGATTGAGGCAAAAAAAAATCTCCTATAAATATATCACTGTAAAACCAAATGAATCTAACATATCAAAACATATACagtttcctttctttttattcttcaaaGACTATGGTGAAGTTTGCTCACGTCGTTGCTTTCTTGCTTCTTGCTTCACGTTAGCCATTTCTCATTCTCACATTTATTTCTACGTTATTTTTCTTTCAcgtttatttttgtttatttttttttaaaaaaacttacaTGAATTATTCTATGAACAGTCTTTCAACCCCTCACTGCTCGAGATTTGGAAATCAATGTCTTGCAACTTGATGTGTCTCAGTCTGGTTGCCCAGGTTTggtttttattcttaatttcatgTTTTCTGcttattccaataataattagtTTCATTTTCACATATTTCAACAATATATCCATTTTTATGTATTATCATTATTACTAGTGAAATTTAGTTGTTCATTTTTTctaatataaatttaattgtgaTGTACTgttaaatttatatataatagtGCATATATATTATTGTTTGATAttctttaatttcatcataatATCTCGCTcattgtatgtataaattatagGAGTGACAAAGGAAAGATGGCCAGAACTTCTTGGAACACCAGCAAAGTTTGCTATGCAAATAATTCAGAAGGAAAATCCAAAACTAACTAATGTTCAAACAGTACTTAATGGTACTCCTGTGACAGAAGATTTAAGATGTAATCGAGTTCGTCTTTTCGTTAATGTATTGGACTTTGTTGTACAAACTCCCCAGGTTGGCTAAGGGATTATAGGCATATATGTAGCCTCCAAATAATAAATTGGAGCTGTATGGTTAACGTTTCCATGTACTCCATTGTTTGGCGATAAATAAATGCGGCTTTTTATATTTATAGGATTTATGGTACGTACACTAACAATGTactaccctttttttttttttttttttttttttgtatattctagTAAATTGGCCGGGCGCGGTTGAACTTGATAATAAATTAcatattcttttctttattcttgaaCATCAAAAGTAAATAGAAAGTAAACTTTTGCTACTACTAAAAATCACTTCAGCTTTTCTTACAACGGATAATTTTGAGATACAAATTTATAATTCAATTCAGATGTATTTCAtgaacttttcaaaaatgaaaccaaAAATTCAAACCTAATGTGATCTTGTGAAAATAAAAAGTAGTCATAGTACCGTTATATCACAGTAAATTTCTTCTTTTATATCAGAagtattttttctaaaataaaaaaaaatcctgtAGTTttcatcatttagaaatattaaACTTCACTAAGTAATTAATTTTAGGTAAAATTACTTTTTTCCCGTTattatattttcttataaaaaatTACTACTATCTAATAAGAGGGAAAGCAAGGACCTCTCCGTCAACATGCCCGCCTATTTTTGAAATTACagatttttcaggctgagttcgATATTCTCATTGGTCCATATAGGATGTTTctgttttgcttttcttttatagATCCCATCTGAACTTTCATTCACATCTCATTCTGTATTTGCTTTTTATGGTGGACATGTGGTCACACCGAGAGAACTATTTTTCTCTAGCCTTCTCTTGCCTATTATAGCTACAAACAAATAAAAAGTAACGATAgcaactatttttttaaaatcaaacttcAAATATTACCATTATTTTTATTACACCAATGTGTACTATCCGTTTCTAACTAATCCTTTTACATGCTACTCTAATGTAATATACTACTATGATTTTATTAGTGAAAGAAATGATATGCTGGCAGCTCATTTTTTGCAAATTAACtaattttatttgaagaattcaCAAAttgtttagtatttattattttaataagtaACGTTGAATCATAAATGCAAAAAATCTATAATAAATTAAGAAACTAAACTTATAGATAGAAATTTCAAGGgaaacacataaattgcttgaCCAATTAACACTAAGACgatttaaaattaaattctacATAGATACCGCATTATTTAATTTCATTCAATAACTGCTCATATGATTTTAAAAAGTGTAATCTTAGGAGTCGGTTCACATATTTATATGGAAATTATACTGCATGAATTATAATATGGGAATTAAATAATAACGAGATTATttagtaaatatatttttattagtaGATGTCATCATTCTATTAgactaaaaatgaaatatcaTTGTATATTTCAAACATATATTTGCTTTTATACTAGATAAATTTGAACAAACTGTTAACTTAAATTTTAACCTTGTTCTTTTAAGCCGTTAAAAAAAACTTTGGAGAGGATAAATATATCATTTGCGATTAGCAATACCGAAATTCAAATGTCGATCAGGCACAACATAAGGATAACATAAGGAACACTTTGTAGATTTCTTACAAATATAAATTGATCTTGTGTAGTTTTAGAAGCACGAAGTTTGTCGATAAAAATAAGAAACACTAAAATAACCTCTAGATCTAATAGTTACAAACACAGAATCCAGTTTTCACTATAGAACCTTAGTCAGAGTGTAGCCCAGATATACATAGGTCcagttaaaaaaagaaaaatacttctgATTACTGCTCTTTATGATTCTGTCACATATTTATAACTTTTTCCATGCTTGCCCTGCTATATTTCTCAACATTCTGACAGTTTCCAGTAGAATAAACGATATACTGTATTTTGACTAAGTTTTCCTGCATTATTAAATTTGGTGTGTAAGTTTAAGACATTAGGGAAATAACAGTGTAATTATGTTACTTATTACTTTCATATATGTTGTCACTTGAAAGTTTTACAACTTTAGCTTCAGTCTTTCACTTTAACCGTTGTCTTAAGCTCATCTGACGAAGAATGAAACTAACATACCAAAATCACATACAcatttattcaatttttaaatGATAGTGTGTTTTACAATGGAATAACTTTGACGTAGTCCTGTATTGAATTCATCTACCTTTCCATTGTCAGTAGAATAAACATCAAACTCTCATGCTTAAAGTCTACTGAGGTACTTTTTCGCTTGATTTCTGTGAACTATTTGAAATGCAGATATCTCACAGTAACAAGTTTGTGAGGAAATGTCTTCTGACCGAAGGAACAAACCATATACAGAAGATACAAAAGAAGAATCCTTAGTGGAAAAACGGATTGCAGAAGCATCTGTAGGAGAAGATTGTTGTGTTATTATATTCACTGACGTCTAGTATTTATATTGCTACAGTCCTTATTAAAAGTTATAATCATTGACATCCCTGTTGGTGCTAAAACATGTGAACTTCTTTAGAGGAAAACATATGAACTTGTAGCTATCTTTTTTCCAGGGTTAGCAGCACTGCACAAATATGACATtcctcaaacaaacacataaaTCACTTGGACCAAATTAAAATACATGTATAGCCCATAAAAGCAGAAAAAACTTAACCGTTTACTGTAAAATGTCATTCGACGAAATCAATCTTTTAACATGCTAATCAGTAGAAATTATGTACAGCAGAAAAGATGGAATTGCATATTTAGACAACGAACAAAACCTTCTTGTTATTTTTATATGTCAGAACTTGCTAGATTCTAGACCCGTTAAGgtttctctcattttgattgaATAGTAAAAATGGATATTTGTTTGTCATAAGTTCTCTTTATATAGAAAAAAAACTATTGTTGTTGGATTCATCTATGAATTAACCCTCAGTAATTCACAGCAGTGCCGCAATGATTACACTTACTGGGCAGTCTGCTGATGCATTTACGACCATAATAGCTGGTGAACTGGTATATTCCATTTCATTTTCCTTGTACTCTAAACCGAAAATGTCATATATGATATGCAGGATGTGCTACATCTACATCTGGATGGTCATGAAGAATAACAACTGCTATctttcatattttatttcttGTGCAACCGTCATTTGAACCTTAATATTTTGTGCTAGGATTGGTTAATCGAACTTGTTTATGTCCGTGCTCATAAGCatactatactatattttttGAGTATTGTACAAGTGGTATGTCAAGTCCTTGCTTAAACATAATGTTTATCTACACATTGTACAATTATGTCTTCTAATTATATAGTGGCTAGCTTTATTTCACTGTTGCTACAGTTGATTTGACATAATAATTTATCATCTTTGTTGATAAAAATTCTAATTGTTGCTATCTTGCACACATCCATATCAACAGTACATGCTGGAAGACCATACGACTTTGGCATTAAGGTTTCTGTATTTGTTGGTTTGTACATCCAAAGCATTCCACTCACTTGAAATAACAAATTGTTACAAATAGATGGCATATAAAGAGTAACATTTCTGTGATAACTCTATAGTCTTCTATTTCTCTTTTGGACACAAAGCTCATTCTTCTGTATATGTTTGTTTCTTCGGTCAGAAGTCATTTCCTCACAAACTTGTTACTGTGAGATATCTGCATTTCAAATAGATCACAGAAATCAAGCGAAAAAGTACCTCAGTAGACTTTAAGCATGAGAGTTTGATGTTTATTCTACTGACAATGGAAAGGTAGATGAATTCAATACAGGACTACGTCAAAGTTATTCCATTGTAAAACACACTATCatttaaaaattgaataaatgTGTGTGATTTTGGTATGTTAGTTTCATTCTTCGTCAGATGAGCTCAAGACAACGGTTAAAGTGAAAGACTGAAGCTAAAGTTGTAAAACTTTCAAGGGACAACATATATGAAAGTAATAGGTAACATAATTACACTGTTATTTCCCTAATGTCTTAAACTTACATACCAAATTTAATAATGCAGGAAAACTTAGTCAAAAATACAGTATATCGTTTATTCTACTGGAAACTGTCAGAATGTTGAAACCTTATTTATCTTATGTACCTATAAGCTAAAATACTCAAATAGTACGTGCTCTATTGCACTTTATTTTGTACCTACCGAAGTTTCAGTGTACGCTTTTAAACCTCTTCGCTGTTGTGTTACCAGCTACCAGCCATCAAGCTTGCGCGACTACATCGCAGGATAatttagaaaaaggaaaaggtaTATTGGATCCCCTTATCATTTGTGAAACAGGTAACCATATCCATCAAATTTGCGTGACTAAATCGCGGGATAATTTACAAAAAGGAAAGGGTATATTGGATCCCCCTATCATTTGTGAAATGGCTAACCATATCTTTCGCTTCGTTAAAAGGTTTATATTATTGTACTCATATTTATACACTCTATATATTATTAGTACAAGGATGCTTATTTATTTTGCTTGGAGATTGAGTATGATATCTTACTTATCTTATATGTGCCTATAaactaaaatacaaaaataccatATGATGTTTTACACTTTATTTTGCATCTACTGAGGCTTCATTGTACGCTTTTATACATCTTGGCTATTCTGTTTACCGGCTGCCAGTCTTCAAACTTACACGACTtttcaaggacataattatagagTTCAATTCCTCGAGAGGTTATAAATAAAGAATCTGTGATAgagtggcttcacgaataatgcgtcTCGTTTAGGAAGTAAGTACAtacaatgttttgtgattcagtgTCTTGTTAAGACCGTGTTTATGAATGCTCTTCAATATGGATAttcatatacaacaaggaaaataatgcggtgttcataatgatgtactaaggaatgacttacttgatgactttagattgacagggcagtaccttaattgatgcccctcgactccacatccataacatacattggtatcatagtgacatacccccgaaTGATATCTCATACAATTCACACAAAGAGGATGGGGTCCGCTAAACTGACTCATCCCACTTACCTGATGTTTATCCTTTTTGCTTACATCATAAGCATTCCTCTTAgtcttcctccaagccttcatgGCGGGAGTAACAATCTCTGTAATAGCTCGTTGTATGGActtttggaattgcccaaatctatCACCCCTAACACGCTtatgagcatactcacaacatgacgCAAAATATTTTCTCTCGCATATCGGGCAGACCGGGTTAGGTGTACCCAACTTatgtcatttgttcttcttgtgccccctctttccataACCATGCCATATTTcaagaatcatccaacataaacccaagtggctcttctttcatatcaaacatttTGGCTCATCGATGCCAATAATCCTCTTTTatttcttaggtgctctcaccacataTTCCGGTGGCACggtaacattaataggaacaacgACACTTTCCCTAGAAACTGGTTCTTTCAATACCTCCTTGCTGCCTCGAACccgtgggttactcatatggaaaagaagacatgacgaggaatttagcttcctatcttgaggtctatcgcacgatctggagaatcaaagaagtgtgaaattcctaaatgtccaagtagcctccccattatagatgtggtcgacaacacaccgataagaaggactctactagacacggctctgagacatcctaggacattTTAAAacattaggctctgataccaagtttgtcatgccccaaactcggggagcgcgaccggcgctcaaccgagagaacccggccgagcaagcctgttagatttccctctacccaaacttatccatgaataaagaggaaatgTACTCCATTAAATCAAACACTAGAAAGATTTTGTTAACAACTTCCTTTTAATTCCCATTGggagcttcattcataattttcaaagtattacgagtttatagaattaataaaacaaaaacatgattttcaaataccaacatttctagttcaattcctcaacatcaaccataacccacaacctgtctacgaagcctctaagcaCAATAGAAGAgtatgaaaaataaaagatacatgaccccgaaatgaagtggggctcaccaaatcagctgaaaagagtgcactgctatcactgatcaatgctgcctgctgtagaaccacctgcatccattaaagatgcagcgcccccggcaaaagggacattaatactatcgaatagtactagtatgcatagctaaaagtcctctttcaaaatagaatgcccatataagaaaaggcaacacataaaAACAGCAAGTCATAAtgaacaatatccaaatgttcagttaaaatataataattttcaaaatacgaacttcatatacaattttggttgggagatcattagcaccgatattccACTGTCTTTGTTAGCACAAAGTCCGATCAcactcgatcggctaggccatctccccacggacaatgtggtttgacagatgatgcgaaagaaagttgttaccaagagtagtaccaccatgtgcgcaacatggagtctgatctccacccgatcagctaggccgtctttccacatatgccgtgtgggttgatcTTTTACATTCCACAATTATTACCaattcatcccaattaaggggaataatatcataattttatcccaaataaggggaataaccagaatccacccctacaccggcacatgtagtttcaagtgtgggccttatgacccacccttcctcggttttgctaatgatgctcccaaaaatatttttgatttgatttgcacacagaagtaatataaatacaattgtactcacctcaacatctttcacattgtataagttctcattagtatttccagtcattcacaacgacaatattttcttggctcatttggccattcacaagattctttattcctggcacgatggccgtatttcatattccacacttttaccttttttcaatttcaaagatcaccatcaaatatcaacatatagaatatttcataAATCATATACTTTAAATCCATTTGAAATGAGAACTTCAAACataaatggtttcttcccaaagaatgaggcataccaaccaacaatagaaacacacatgaaaaatcataaacaatcaatacaccatttattcttgcaatactcttccctagaaatgacaatgtacaattttaacacatgagtatatagaactcgaatcacactggataaatttataaagcaaagccttAGTTAAAACAGTCACTAGTGGGCataaattgagtacaaaagctcttaggcaaattttattttcgaagtcattttaaaacatTTGGGTCTAGGCTCATTTTATAGTCTTTATCACATattctcatttcattggcaccactaaCCACAACTATATccttcattcttggcacgttggccacactctatattcccaattcacttatttcacttctaaccatctttatagattatcaacaataagatgTTTACAATCAAGATTTTAGgtatacatatgagcaattaagagtcttaaaaatattgagattttctcacacaatttggcatcataaccttcatttggaacacgactcaaaacatagcattttaatacacaaacTATACTTTGAACATCAAtatttcgacataaggctcattcgaaATAATCaagtttatagggaataacccggaatatagaagttaggaatcttgagccaatcatacttgatcttacggaaacattatgaaattcgattctaagagagaaagtttagccaacataccttgatggaGCCCTTTAGTGCTACTAAAACCACctactactcttacaacttcaatctatatcaaCATAATttaattggaccaatattagtaataaattccataatttaggccatttaggcattttatcaaacacctagtaagtatgaatctctacatctcttacccatagaattagttcatccaactactaccatttaccaataatttatcccaccattattcttaaacaattcataacttccaacatcacatacatgaccattcatccacacccaaccaataaAATTCCATCAATTAATcatctttcaatctctacaatggatatgtatttaaattgggaacttatggcttccaatcaccatatcataagttccaatacttaattcatactcatattcccataatatatccatacatgtaagtctaagggtgtaggattaccttttggaagaaatcttgcaaaaccctcattTGTGTTCTTGAAGAACTTTtttgaagatctatgtattttatggaggattgagttagttttagggtggaattgatggaatgaaacataaaattagtagggattactcaccttgaagatggggggagttggaggtcttgagacaaTGGAGGAAAACCCCAAAGTTCGGCCGTAAAATGACCTCCGAATGAGTATATAGCATTTCGGGCGTCACAGGAagcgtggggcgctacctgtgACCCAATTTCCAGAACGTCGAAAATCCCAGCGCTAGGGCTAGCGCCTCAcactaccctgggcgctggcgatgggaaatcttttctatttctcccaaaaatgggcataactctctcatacgatgtccgaattcgacgattctttttgataCGGCTCTGTAATTTCAATAAGGATCTAACACTTCAATCAAAACTTAATTTTGAGCTCATTTGATTATTGTGATACCACATATACTCGAAGAAGCGACGTCAAAATatcctagaaatatccaaattaaatttcgggcataagccagagtccaaaatcaccatccggacctaacggaattatcaaaattccgatTCGACGTCgaattcaaaagaaaaatcaaacttgATCATAAAccccatgggtctcctttaatactagAGTACGTTATTTTCGAATACCGTTGTCGCACTttaaaaatcttaaatcattagaaaattttaATGGGGCCTTACAAATTCATTTGCGAAATTTTACGAGgttttacacttaagtacttcgaaattttttggggtgttacagaAGTGTCATCTTGAAGGCAAGATATGAGGAATCTAAAGAAGTTGGGTCAGCTTAGCAGTGGATTGGATCAGCATAGTAATAGAAATGATCGGTCCCTTTAGGTGTGATGGGGCTTTACAAGTGTTCATGGCAATACTTTTGGGTTTGGTAGCCAGCGTGACTCGCTTGAGTAAGAGAGAATCAGTTCTGATgatttggttatgtgcaaatgggtttcgaagcgTTGTAATGGATTTGGACCACAACTTGCGGTTGATGTCTTCTACATGTATCAGAAGTTTGTtgcgtgttgtgattttctcctagattgAATTAAGTGGAATGTTTCTAGTtgatgaagtgtttatcctaCTTGTCATTCAGAGTTGATATTGAGATTCTCGTTTTTTCTTGTGATAGCATGAAAGATGCGGTGCgccgtgtgggattgagattgcATAGACAAGGTTACAGTTCAATTTCgaaaggaaggtcatgagttctagacaaCATGAGATATTTCAG contains:
- the LOC107794480 gene encoding proteinase inhibitor I-B precursor, coding for MNLTYQNIYSFLSFYSSKTMVKFAHVVAFLLLASLFQPLTARDLEINVLQLDVSQSGCPGVTKERWPELLGTPAKFAMQIIQKENPKLTNVQTVLNGTPVTEDLRCNRVRLFVNVLDFVVQTPQVG
- the LOC107794479 gene encoding osmotin-like; protein product: MSTNMEYLRSSFVFFLLAFVTCTYAATIEVRNNCPYTVWAASTPIGGGRRLDRGQTWVINAPRGTKMARIWGRTNCNFNAAGRGTCQTGDCGGVLQCTGWGKPPNTLAEYALDQFSGLDFWDISLVDGFNIPMTFAPTNPSGGKCHAIHCTANINGECPRELRVPGGCNNPCTTFGGQQYCCTQGPCGPTFFSKFFKQRCPDAYSYPQDDPTSTFTCPGGSTNYKVIFCPNGQAHPNFPLEMPGSDEVAK